The genomic stretch GCGAAGGTGATCCATGCGTTCTGGGTGGCAGAAACACGCGGCATTCGTGCGAATCGGAGAAGACCCAGCGCCACCCGCAGGATGCGCGTCACGATCAGGGTGGCGAGAGCAAAGATGAAGATCTTCTGTAATTCCCAAATCGCCAGAGGAGTGTTGCCAACTCGCAGGGACGACCTGAGCGCCAGGACCGTTATGAGGCCGGTGATTGCCACACCCAACATCAATGGTGCGAATCTTTTCACGCCCATCCCCCCCTCATTCCTCGAACGTGCCCAACTGGATCGCCTCACGCGTCGGTGAGACGTTTTGGCCGCGGCAACATCATTTCCTCTGGGAGGCGAACAGGTGTTTGGCAGCAGAAAACTTGCCTGGCCCTTCCTCGGGTATTACAATGCTCGGTGCCGCTCCTAGGGCAACCACCGACGGAGGGATCGCCGTGAGACCGTACTGGCGGGGGCATGTCAGCTTCGGGTTGGTCACGTTTCCGGTCAAGCTCTACACCGCGACCGAAGAGAAGGACGTGCGATTCCGGCTTCTCCACAGTGAGTGCCTCAACCCCATCAAGAACCAGCGGTACTGTCCGTACCATGAGCGCGTCATCGAGTGGAAGGACGTGGTCCGAGGATACGAAGTCAGCAAGGGAAAGTTCATCACGGTCACCGATGAGGAATTGGAAGGTTTGCCGAGCGATACGAGCCGCAGTGTAAATGTCGCCGGGTTTGTCGAGCTGACAGAGATCGATCCGCTGTACTATGAGCATTCCTACTACGTGGCCCCCGACGAAGGCGGCACCAAAGCGTTCGTCCTCTTTCGGGACGCGCTCAAGGAGGTCAACCGGGTCGCCGTCGGCCAGGTCGTGATTCGCGACAAGGAGTACCCGGTGGCGCTGCGGCCCTACGAAGACGGCATGGTGATGGCGACGCTGTTCTATGCGGATGAGGTTCGCGCGCTGTCCGCGCTCGACGAGTTTCCCGTGGAGGCGAAGATCCATCCCAACGAGCGAAAGATGGCGCTCCAGCTCGTCGAGAATCTGGCGATGGAGTTTCATATCGAAGAGTTCCGCGACGAATACCGGGACAAGGTCGTGGCGATGATCAAGGCCAAGGGTGAGGGCGCGCCGGTCGCCTCTCCCAAGGCTCAAGAACCTGGAAAGGTCATCGACCTGATGGAAGCCCTCAA from bacterium encodes the following:
- a CDS encoding Ku protein, producing the protein MRPYWRGHVSFGLVTFPVKLYTATEEKDVRFRLLHSECLNPIKNQRYCPYHERVIEWKDVVRGYEVSKGKFITVTDEELEGLPSDTSRSVNVAGFVELTEIDPLYYEHSYYVAPDEGGTKAFVLFRDALKEVNRVAVGQVVIRDKEYPVALRPYEDGMVMATLFYADEVRALSALDEFPVEAKIHPNERKMALQLVENLAMEFHIEEFRDEYRDKVVAMIKAKGEGAPVASPKAQEPGKVIDLMEALKRSVEMAQGQRKAGPRRSASGTQRKAAAGGMHERPQ